The Candidatus Thermoplasmatota archaeon genome segment ATCAAAACCAAAGAGCGACGATAACATTATCTTCTTTTCTCTTATGTTGCTCGTCTTAAGATCTTTATAAATCGGATTAGAAATAAGAGTAAAAGAACTATCTTCAAAATTTGCCGACATGTTTGTACTATTTACATCAGGTTCTCTATTGATGTTTATTGCACTTCCAAAAACACTGACAATCATTAGCATGGTTATTAAAACAGCTAGAACTATTTTATACTTATTACCTATCTTCATAAGATTTTCCCCCATTCTAAAATTTTTCTAAAATATTAATACTTAACATATTATATAAATTTTTTTCCTTTGGAGTAGGTGCCGTTAACTTAACAAATATCCAAGAGTTCAAGAAAAATGACCGCAATTTCAAGGTATTCTTGTCTAATATTTTACCTTACAGTTTATTCAGAATAGCAAATATCAGTTGGGAAAATATGCATCAAAGAACCTTAAGTTAACGGCACCTTTGGGTACCAGGAAATTGTTTAGAGATGAAAAATGATTCTGTGCAATCTCTGACACATCCATCGTTATATATTTCCCCTACTATCTGAACATTTACGAAAGAATCATATTTTTGCATCCCATCATGTTGAAGGATAAATGCGTAAGGAAATAAAATAATTGTTTTTTCTATTCCGAGAGACTAAAAAGTGGAAAAAAAGTATAGGTGCCTAATCTATAGTTTATATCGTTTCCAGAACAGAACAAAAGCTATTGCAACAACGATAAAGACAAGTTCGAAACCAGGAGTTGATGTATCTTTACCGTCGTTACTACTATCATTACTTCCGTTTTCATTATCTTCTTCGTTCGTTGACGATGTGTTTATAGTTATAGTTTTTATAATTAAGTTAGAACCTCCCTCATCGTCAGTAACAGTCAATCTTACAGTGTAACTCCCGCTGAGTACATATTCATGTGTCGGATTTATCCCAGTTCCATTGGTTCCGTCGCCGAAATCCCACATGTATTGAGTAATTTTTCCATCAGGATCATATGAACCTGAGGCATTAAATTCAGCAGTGAGATTATCAATAGAATAACTGAATTTTGGTCGTGGGTGTTGATTTGGGGGGTTGCTTACATTATATTTGCCTACATCAAATGATTCTTTTTCAACTCTTTCCAAACTAATAATCGCGTAATTTTCGATAGGGCCGATAGAAGTATGTTGGTCTATTAATAGATAAGGTGGAACTGTACTAACATAATAGGTGGTAGTACTCGTATATGGCTCATATGGCTCATTGATCATCTCTCCAATTATCTTATAAGAATGATACTTGTTGTAGTCTAAAGGGCCTTCCAAAGTGAGATTCGTTAATTTTCCACCACCCCACATTGTTGTCACTGATTTATTATCTATAATTTCTCTCATATCGAAACCATATATTTGCATATTAAGAGCAATAGTTAATGGAATTATTATGGGACTTTCTGATGACGAAGTAGTTATTTTTTTATAGTGAATTTCTTCATCAAATATTTTTTTCTCACTAAGCTGAGTTGTTTCATATAGCTCAAAATTATCCTTGGTTATTTTAAATCTATATAGTCGGGTTCTATCTTTTGATGTACACGCAGTAATTCCCTCCCAAGAATCCTCATCTTCCTCAATTATGTATAGATCGATTTGATAATCAAAGTCAGGACCAGCAGGAGGAGTTTGATACATATATTCGTATTTCATTCCTTCCTTTAATTCAAGCATATTTGTATTATCACTAGTTCCCGAAACAGTATCCTCTACGGTAAAGACCGATACGCCGCTTAA includes the following:
- a CDS encoding PKD domain-containing protein, producing the protein MYQTPPAGPDFDYQIDLYIIEEDEDSWEGITACTSKDRTRLYRFKITKDNFELYETTQLSEKKIFDEEIHYKKITTSSSESPIIIPLTIALNMQIYGFDMREIIDNKSVTTMWGGGKLTNLTLEGPLDYNKYHSYKIIGEMINEPYEPYTSTTTYYVSTVPPYLLIDQHTSIGPIENYAIISLERVEKESFDVGKYNVSNPPNQHPRPKFSYSIDNLTAEFNASGSYDPDGKITQYMWDFGDGTNGTGINPTHEYVLSGSYTVRLTVTDDEGGSNLIIKTITINTSSTNEEDNENGSNDSSNDGKDTSTPGFELVFIVVAIAFVLFWKRYKL